The Brevibacillus humidisoli DNA segment GTCCCGTTTTCTGCCGCTTGGCTGATCGCTTTTGTGATGTGCGGATGAGCATGTCCGGTAATAATCGGCCCGTACGCTGCCAGATAGTCGATGTAGCGGTTTCCGTCTACATCCCACATATAGGCGCCTTTAGCCCGTTTTATGACGACGGGGGCACCGCCGCCTACTGCTTTAAACGAACGGGAGGGGCTGTTCACACCCCCCAGGATCACTTCTGTCGCTTCTCTATGTAATTGTTCCGACGTTTTCCGGTTCATCTCTCATACTCCTTTTGTTCTCTTGGCTTGCCTCATGCACCAAGCCTCTTTCCCTCCATCATAGCACATTCACCGCGCTCTTCCGCACATTCAGTTTTGCAGAAAACGTCCTGCTCATATAAACTAACTATGGAATCTTTGCATGATTATAAAAAAAGAGGACGTGCAGGAAATGATTCAAGTCAACCAGTTGGAAAAAGTGTTTCGCATTCACCAGGCGCGTGCCGGATTGGCTGGTGCCTTTCGCGATTTGTTCAACCGCCAGTACAAGACAGTGAAAGCGGTGGACGGGATTTCGTTTCAAGTGGAAGAGGGAGAATTTTTTGCGTTGATCGGTGAAAATGGAGCCGGCAAGTCGACGACGATCAAGATGCTGACCGGGATTCTGACACCGACTGCGGGTGACGTCGTGATCAACGGGTATGTTCCCTACAGGCAGCGGGAACAATACGTCACCTCGATCGGGGTCGTATTCGGACAGCGCTCACAGCTTTGGTGGGACTTGTCTCCTACCGAGTCATTTCGCCTGCTGCAGCGTGTCTACAAAGTGGAAGAGGAAGCGGGCAACCGTTGGCTGAACCGACTGATCGAGGAGTTGGATCTCGGCCCGTTTATCCACCAGCCGGTCCGTAAGTTAAGCCTGGGTCAGCGGATGCGCTGCGAAATCGCCGCTTCCCTGATTCACAAGCCAAAACTGCTGTTCCTGGATGAGCCGACTGTCGGTTTGGACGTGCTGGTCAAACAGAAGATTCGAGAATTTCTGCGTCGGTTAAATGAGACGGAGAGAACCACGATCTTGCTCACCACGCACGATGTATCCGACATCGAAGCGCTCTGCAAGCGGGTACTGGTGATGGATCAGGGCAAGTTGATATTTGACGGACTGCTCCATGATTTAAAAGAGAAGTGGGGCTCGGGAACAGAGGTCGTCTTTCAGTTTAAACAGCGGACGACACCTGAGGAGGTGCGCGCTGCACTGGCTCAGGTGGATTGTGAGCTGGCGCCGGAAAACGAGTACGCCATGGCCATCCGCATCCCTCGCAGTCAGGAGATGCTGCCATTCGTGCTGTCAACCGTCATGGCTCGCT contains these protein-coding regions:
- a CDS encoding ABC transporter ATP-binding protein, with translation MIQVNQLEKVFRIHQARAGLAGAFRDLFNRQYKTVKAVDGISFQVEEGEFFALIGENGAGKSTTIKMLTGILTPTAGDVVINGYVPYRQREQYVTSIGVVFGQRSQLWWDLSPTESFRLLQRVYKVEEEAGNRWLNRLIEELDLGPFIHQPVRKLSLGQRMRCEIAASLIHKPKLLFLDEPTVGLDVLVKQKIREFLRRLNETERTTILLTTHDVSDIEALCKRVLVMDQGKLIFDGLLHDLKEKWGSGTEVVFQFKQRTTPEEVRAALAQVDCELAPENEYAMAIRIPRSQEMLPFVLSTVMARFEVSDVKVKETSTEEIVRNIYSVTSEVAVHA